The following proteins come from a genomic window of Oncorhynchus masou masou isolate Uvic2021 chromosome 25, UVic_Omas_1.1, whole genome shotgun sequence:
- the arrdc3a gene encoding arrestin domain-containing protein 3a isoform X2 — MVLGKVKSFTVSYDCLNDSNVPVFASGDSVSGRVIIEVTGEIRVKSLKIHAKGFAKVRWTESRNAGSNTAYTQNYAEEVEYLNHRDILIGHERDDDNSEEGLTTIHSGRHEYAFSLELPQIPLATSFEGKHGSVRYWVKAELHRPWLLPMKTKKEFTVFEHIDINTPLLLSPQAGTKDKTLCCWFCTSGPISLSAKIERKGYTPGESIQIFAEIENCSSRMVVPKAAIYQTQTFYAKGKMKEVKQLVANIRGESLSSGKTETWNGKMLKIPPISPSILDCSIIRVEYSLMVYVDIPGAMNLSLNLPLVIGTIPLHPFGSRTSSVSSQCSMTMSWLGMALPERPEAPPSYSEIVTEEQRRSLEVTSARDEFEGPLFAYIQEFRFQPPPLYSEIDPNPDQASRTEERRPDTCPSR; from the exons ATGGTGCTTGGAAAGGTGAAGAGCTTCACAGTCAGCTACGACTGTCTCAATGACAGTAATGTCCCCGTTTTCGCAAGTGGGGACTCGGTCTCAGGGAGGGTGATCATCGAAGTCACTGGAGAAATCCGTGTGAAATCTCTTAAAATTCATGCAAAAGGATTTGCGAAAGTTCGTTGGACTGAATCGCGAAATGCTGGCTCCAATACTGCCTATACGCAAAATTACGCTGAAGAAGTAGAATATCTCAACCATAGAGACATCCTCATTGGACATGAAAGAG ATGATGACAACTCAGAAGAAGGACTCACCACTATCCATTCAGGAAGACATGAGTATGCATTCAGCCTTGAGCTTCCACAGAT ACCCCTGGCTACCTCATTCGAAGGGAAGCACGGCAGCGTGCGCTACTGGGTGAAGGCCGAGCTACACAGGCCATGGCTTCTGCCCATGAAGACCAAGAAAGAATTCACAGTCTTCGAACACATCGACATCAACACTCCCTTACTGCTG TCGCCCCAGGCAGGCACAAAAGACAAGACTTTATGCTGCTGGTTCTGCACCTCAGGTCCAATCTCCTTAAGTGCCAAAATCGAAAGGAAGGGATATACCCCAG GAGAGTCTATTCAGATCTTCGCTGAGATTGAGAATTGCTCGTCTCGCATGGTCGTGCCAAAGGCAGCCATTTACCAAACACAGACCTTCTACGCCAAAGGGAAAATGAAGGAGGTAAAACAGCTGGTGGCCAACATCAGAGGAGAGTCGTTGTCCTCGGGCAAGACGGAGACGTGGAATGGCAAAATGCTGAAgatcccccccatctctccctccatcttggaCTGCAGCATCATCCGAGTGGAGTATTCTCTCATG GTGTACGTGGACATCCCCGGAGCTATGAACCTGTCTCTGAACCTGCCACTGGTCATCGGCACTATCCCGCTGCACCCCTTCGGCAGCCGCACCTCCAGTGTCAGCAGCCAGTGCAGCATGACCATGAGCTGGCTAGGCATGGCCCTGCCAGAGCGCCCTGAAGCCCCACCAAGCTATTCAGAGATCGTGACAGAGGAGCAGAGACGGAGCCTGGAGGTGACCTCAGCCAGGGATGAGTTTGAGGGACCACTCTTTGCCTACATCCAGGAG
- the arrdc3a gene encoding arrestin domain-containing protein 3a isoform X1 gives MVLGKVKSFTVSYDCLNDSNVPVFASGDSVSGRVIIEVTGEIRVKSLKIHAKGFAKVRWTESRNAGSNTAYTQNYAEEVEYLNHRDILIGHERGMAYVLEYCPSLVSDDDNSEEGLTTIHSGRHEYAFSLELPQIPLATSFEGKHGSVRYWVKAELHRPWLLPMKTKKEFTVFEHIDINTPLLLSPQAGTKDKTLCCWFCTSGPISLSAKIERKGYTPGESIQIFAEIENCSSRMVVPKAAIYQTQTFYAKGKMKEVKQLVANIRGESLSSGKTETWNGKMLKIPPISPSILDCSIIRVEYSLMVYVDIPGAMNLSLNLPLVIGTIPLHPFGSRTSSVSSQCSMTMSWLGMALPERPEAPPSYSEIVTEEQRRSLEVTSARDEFEGPLFAYIQEFRFQPPPLYSEIDPNPDQASRTEERRPDTCPSR, from the exons ATGGTGCTTGGAAAGGTGAAGAGCTTCACAGTCAGCTACGACTGTCTCAATGACAGTAATGTCCCCGTTTTCGCAAGTGGGGACTCGGTCTCAGGGAGGGTGATCATCGAAGTCACTGGAGAAATCCGTGTGAAATCTCTTAAAATTCATGCAAAAGGATTTGCGAAAGTTCGTTGGACTGAATCGCGAAATGCTGGCTCCAATACTGCCTATACGCAAAATTACGCTGAAGAAGTAGAATATCTCAACCATAGAGACATCCTCATTGGACATGAAAGAG GTATGGCATACGTGTTGGAATATTGTCCCTCTCTTGTTTCAGATGATGACAACTCAGAAGAAGGACTCACCACTATCCATTCAGGAAGACATGAGTATGCATTCAGCCTTGAGCTTCCACAGAT ACCCCTGGCTACCTCATTCGAAGGGAAGCACGGCAGCGTGCGCTACTGGGTGAAGGCCGAGCTACACAGGCCATGGCTTCTGCCCATGAAGACCAAGAAAGAATTCACAGTCTTCGAACACATCGACATCAACACTCCCTTACTGCTG TCGCCCCAGGCAGGCACAAAAGACAAGACTTTATGCTGCTGGTTCTGCACCTCAGGTCCAATCTCCTTAAGTGCCAAAATCGAAAGGAAGGGATATACCCCAG GAGAGTCTATTCAGATCTTCGCTGAGATTGAGAATTGCTCGTCTCGCATGGTCGTGCCAAAGGCAGCCATTTACCAAACACAGACCTTCTACGCCAAAGGGAAAATGAAGGAGGTAAAACAGCTGGTGGCCAACATCAGAGGAGAGTCGTTGTCCTCGGGCAAGACGGAGACGTGGAATGGCAAAATGCTGAAgatcccccccatctctccctccatcttggaCTGCAGCATCATCCGAGTGGAGTATTCTCTCATG GTGTACGTGGACATCCCCGGAGCTATGAACCTGTCTCTGAACCTGCCACTGGTCATCGGCACTATCCCGCTGCACCCCTTCGGCAGCCGCACCTCCAGTGTCAGCAGCCAGTGCAGCATGACCATGAGCTGGCTAGGCATGGCCCTGCCAGAGCGCCCTGAAGCCCCACCAAGCTATTCAGAGATCGTGACAGAGGAGCAGAGACGGAGCCTGGAGGTGACCTCAGCCAGGGATGAGTTTGAGGGACCACTCTTTGCCTACATCCAGGAG
- the LOC135514410 gene encoding G kinase-anchoring protein 1-like, with protein MASVMISVHTTASRFALLQVDSDSDSDLESGKTRGGRDSGKGRPGKATEGKSTASNGKKEKRKKKREQQQSEANELRSLAFKKLPQKSSAPPPSLSLQGVANELLHPAAGDQSMPPEGWQQWKQRDYQLTSELYEADLEKALIMSKLEFEEHKQDDDGTDTPSPKSRGGGGAAAGKKDKKKSQQGKDKKMTVSLKDFQAEGDQLSKKQEKEETKLPTPPEDKFFNKLEDDVIKIVQQEKRREQFSNSTDAEVTTSTEHEPDPRTEQLKDDLEKKDQEIEKLKKVISQWEVKYKEVKARNSQLLKMLQQGEMKDKAEILLQVEELLNIKEELSSQVTSLHASLEQEKSKVKGLQTDQPKHHQGNRKGKKGSESDL; from the exons ATGGCATCAGTAATGATCTCCGTCCACACCACAGCTTCTCGCTTTGCCCTGCTTCAGGTTGACTCTGATTCGGACTCCGATTTGGAGTCAGGAAAGACCAGAGGTGGCCGGGACTCTGGGAAGGGTCGGCCTGGGAAGGCAACCGAGGGGAAATCCACCGCGAGCAACGgcaagaaggagaagaggaagaagaagcgAGAGCAGCAACAGAGCGAGGCCAATGAG TTAAGGAGTCTTGCCTTTAAGAAGCTCCCTCAGAAGTCCTCTGCCCcgcccccctccctgtctctgcaGGGTGTGGCCAATGAGCTACTCCATCCCGCAGCAGGGGACCAATCCATGCCCCCGGAAGGCTGGCAGCAATGGAAACAGAGGGACTACCAG TTAACAAGTGAGCTGTATGAGGCAGACCTGGAGAAGGCACTGATTATGAGTAAACTGGAGTTTGAGGAGCACAAACAG GATGATGACGGAACAGATACTCCCTCTCCCAAgtccagaggaggaggaggagcagcggCAGGGAAGAAAGACAAGAAGAAGAGCCAGCAGGGAAAAGACAAGAAGATGACAGTGTCTCTGAAGGACTTCCAGGCAGAGGGGG ATCAGCTTAGTAAGAAGCAGGAGAAAGAG GAGACCAAACTGCCCACACCTCCAGAAGACAAGTTCTTCAACAAGCTTGAGGATGACGTTATCAAAATCGTACAGCAGGAAAAAAGACGAGAGCAGTTTTCTAACAGCACTGACGCCGAGGTCACGACTTCAACAGAGCATGAACCG GACCCCCGAACTGAGCAGCTAAAGGACGACTTGGAGAAGAAAGACCAAGAAATCGAGAAGTTAAAGAAGGTCATTTCACAATGGGAG GTGAAGTACAAAGAAGTGAAAGCCAGAAACTCCCAGCTCCTGAAGATGTTGCAGCAGGGAGAGA tGAAAGATAAAGCAGAGATCCTATTGCAGGTGGAAGAGCTTCTAAATATCAAAGAGGAGCTGTcttcacag GTGACATCACTACATGCTTCACTTGAACAGGAGAAGTCGAAAGTGAAAGGTTTGCAAACAGATCAGCCAAAACACCATCAG